The sequence below is a genomic window from Thermoflavifilum sp..
GAATATGCCACCGCTGATGCCAGAAAACGCGATATGCTGCTGAACCAGATATATTGGTCAACAAAAGAGAAAACATCGTACAGCACAGCAAGAGCAAGCCAACAGATCGTGAACTGCGAATGAAATCTTCAAATATACGTGTAAGCCGATTACTTAATCTGGTTTTACTGGTGAAAAATGCTTTCCACATGGGTCTATCTGATTTGAACAATGTTTCAAAATACACTAAAATTATCTTAAAATCTCCTGTACGCCACGTTTGTTGGCATGATTCTTTATGTGAATAAAATGGAAATTTATTTTTTAATCAACAAAAATTTTTTACTATGAACAAAAAAAATGCATACCTCATTGGCCTGATTGCGGCTGCTACAGCCGGACTGGTAGCTGGATTACTACTCGCGCCCAAAAAAGGTGCTGAATTGAGAAAAGATATCAAAGAAAAAGCCGATGAGCTTTCCGAACAATTGAAACGTGTGGTGAAAAAGGGAAAAGAAAAAGCGCAGGAAGCAGAGGATGAATTTGAACGCGCTATTGGATAATCCTAACCAAGCCTCGCAAAGAGGCTTTTTTCATGTAAGAATGGCACGAAGCAACATCCTGTCATGAAATGCTATCATGCACCAGAAATTCTTCAAGTGCAGGTAGCAGTTCTACACCGCTTCCCGGCATATTTGCATAAAAAATTTCTCCGTTTCCATAATGAATACCTCGTGCAATTTCGGCTTTCAACAGCAAAGGTCCATCCAGATCAGCCTCATCAACAAGTGGTAACAAATGTGCAGCAGCCGAAGTTCCTACTATGCTTTCATTCATCGATCCCAGCATCACCTTGAGTCCTAACGAACGTGCCTGCCTTATCATGCGCAAGGCCGGCGTGATACCGCCACACTTGGTAAGCTTGATGTTGATACCCTGAAAATATCTTGCACACGGCATTACATCATGTTCAGTTACACAACTTTCATCTGCAATGAGCGGCAGCGCAGGATCCGCTGAAAATCCAGCCAGTTGCGCATCTGCATCTGCCGGCAAAGGTTGTTCGATACATTCAATCTGTAATTGTTTACACAGAGGATAATACCTATTGAGCTGTGCAAAATCCCAGCCTGCATTTGCATCAATACGCATCCGGGCCCGGGTATGTTCCCTGAGGGTAGTCAGTATCTGCATATCTTCTTGCGTTCCTACTTTAATTTTATATACCGGCCATGGATGTGCTTTCATCTTCTCGAGCATGACCGATGGTTGATCAATGCCGATGGTATAATCTGTGCATGGGCGGGGCATGGGTTCATCACACCAGAATCGATACAACGGTTTTTGATGTTTTCTGGCATACCAATCCCACAAAGCCATATCTATTGCGCATAAAGCAAAATGTACAAGATGTGGATTTTTCACGGATCTGGCTGCCATGGCCTGTTTTAATTGTGCCCACCAGATATCTGGATCAGAAAAACGGGCCTGTTCAATTTCCTCTTGCATGCTTTTCAGGAAACTAACAAGCTCATGTATATGCACCTGATAATAAGCATTTTCGGCTGTTTCACCATATCCCGTAATCCCATCCTGTGTATAAGCCACGATGAGCAAGGGTTGCACACGCTTGGAATGTCGTGAAATGGTAAAATCATATTCAAAAGGTAAAACAACGGGAAAGAAATCAAGCTTTGCCATCATGACCTCCTGAAAAA
It includes:
- a CDS encoding YtxH domain-containing protein; translated protein: MNKKNAYLIGLIAAATAGLVAGLLLAPKKGAELRKDIKEKADELSEQLKRVVKKGKEKAQEAEDEFERAIG
- a CDS encoding dipeptide epimerase; the protein is MMAKLDFFPVVLPFEYDFTISRHSKRVQPLLIVAYTQDGITGYGETAENAYYQVHIHELVSFLKSMQEEIEQARFSDPDIWWAQLKQAMAARSVKNPHLVHFALCAIDMALWDWYARKHQKPLYRFWCDEPMPRPCTDYTIGIDQPSVMLEKMKAHPWPVYKIKVGTQEDMQILTTLREHTRARMRIDANAGWDFAQLNRYYPLCKQLQIECIEQPLPADADAQLAGFSADPALPLIADESCVTEHDVMPCARYFQGINIKLTKCGGITPALRMIRQARSLGLKVMLGSMNESIVGTSAAAHLLPLVDEADLDGPLLLKAEIARGIHYGNGEIFYANMPGSGVELLPALEEFLVHDSIS